A part of Schistosoma mansoni strain Puerto Rico chromosome W, complete genome genomic DNA contains:
- a CDS encoding putative wd-repeat protein, producing the protein MGYKATIIVWSFEKREKYAEFVLHKVKIQALSFSPNSSYLASLGGQDDGSVVVWSVSKREAVCGSPAQPQSAGVTLALACANISENTFITAGENTVRVWSLDLENRKIRPADCNLGQIKRTINCLSVSHNDEIFFAGTTTGDVLTISMKHHLLQVIAPEKNGFSMGVTTLTILGESMLLVGSGDGVVQELCYTVRKEGKRCFPALAKTNKTKELLGKVTAISLRGEGHQFFVTTDKCHLYRFNYSDFSHELVKTCHNAAVNDIKFPYKYSELFVTCAYQDIRVFNKINQHELLRINIPNMTCYCIDILRDGAAIISGWDDSKIRAFYPETGRLMYTIQNAHKKGVTALCSTSTCDRIISGGGEGQVRVWDIREAQPANNQLHRSRLKRTDKSNSIQNSNYSTKLVAAMYEHTNAVSCIQISRDDKSCVSASADSTCIIWCLE; encoded by the exons ATGGGATACAAA GCGACAATTATTGTGTGGAGTTTCGAAAAAAGGGAAAAATATGCCGAATTTGTGCTTCACAAAGTGAAAATTCAAGCCCTTAGCTTTTCACCGAATTCAAGTTATCTTGCAAGTCTTGGGGGACAAGATGATGGAAG CGTTGTTGTTTGGTCTGTGTCAAAACGAGAAGCCGTTTGCGGAAGTCCGGCACAGCCACAGAGTGCTGGAGTAACATTGGCGCTAGCTTGCGCTAATATTTCTGAAAACACTTTTATTACAGCTGGAGA AAACACAGTGCGAGTATGGAGCTTAGATTTGGAAAATCGTAAAATCAGGCCAGCAGACTGCAACTTGGGTCAAATTAAGCGGACTATTAACTGCCTGTCT GTTTCCCATAATGACGAAATATTTTTTGCAGGAACTACGACTGGCGATGTTTTGACTATTAGTATGAAGCATCACTTGCTACAAGTTATTGCACCTGAAAAAAATGGATTCAGTATGGGTGTAACAACACTTACAATATTAGGGGAGTCAATGTTACTTGTTGGATCAGGGGATGGAGTTGTGCAAGAACTTTGTTACACCGTTAGAAAAGAGGGAAAACGTTGCTTTCCAGCACTGGCTAAAACAAA TAAAACGAAAGAGCTTTTGGGAAAAGTCACAGCTATTAGTCTTCGTGGAGAAGGGCACCAATTCTTTGTTACAACTGATAAATGTCACCTTTATCGGTTTAATTATTCGGATTTCAGCCATGAACTTGTTAAAACATGCCATAACGCTGCGGTCAACGACATTAAATTCCCGTA taAATACTCTGAATTGTTTGTAACATGTGCTTACCAAGACATTCgtgtttttaataaaataaatcaacatgAACTGCTACGTATCAATATACCAAATATGACATGTTATTGTATAGACATATTACGTGATGGAGCAGCTATTATATCAG GATGGGATGACAGCAAAATAAGAGCATTTTACCCCGAAACCGGAAGGTTAATGTATACTATTCAAAATGCTCACAAGAAAGGTGTAACTGCATTATGCAGCACATCAACATGTGACCGGATAATTAGTGGTGGAGGTGAAGGCCAAGTACGTGTATGGGATATTAGAGAAGCTCAACCTGCGAATAATCAATTACATCGTAGTAGACTAAAACGTACAGACAAATCGAATAGTATACAGAACTCTAATTACTCTACTAAACTAGTAGCTGCAATGTATGAGCATACAAATGCCGTTTCGTGTATTCAGATAAGCAGAGATGATAAGTCGTGCGTATCAGCTTCAGCAGATTCTACTTGTATTATTTGGTGTTTAGAGTAA
- a CDS encoding putative f-box and wd40 domain protein, translating to MYHYLSYFYYSLIFRTFRRKQIIFSNTLFRCVCYHPTECQIITSGTDRKIGYWEVYDGSLIRQLDGSRTGSVNGMDITDDGDTFVTGGNDKLVKVWKYNEGEITHVGLGHTSPITRLRISPDQKSIVTVSEDGAIYIWEMPIITGTS from the exons ATGTATCActatttatcttatttttattactcattaATTTTTAGAACATTCCGTCGTAAACAAATAATCTTTTCAAATACATTATTCCGATGTGTTTGTTATCATCCAACAGAATGTCAAATTATTACATCTGGTACAGATAGAAAAATAGGTTATTGGGAGGTATACGATGGTTCATTAATAAGACAATTAGATGGTTCACGAACAGGCTCAGTTAATGGCATGGATATTACAGATGATGGGGACACATTTGTTACAGGTGGAAATGATAAACTTGTCAAG GTCTGGAAGTACAATGAAGGTGAAATAACCCATGTAGGTTTGGGACATACATCACCAATAACAAGATTACGTATATCACCAGATCAAAAAAGCATTGTCACGGTCAGCGAAGATGGAGCTATTTACATCTGGGAAATGCCAATAATAACTGGAACAAGTTAG